The window ACCCCCTGACACCGTATTCCACTACTGGCTTCCTGTGGGCGTAGAGGAACCTGCAGCGCCCGCAACACCTGCATCCCCCTTACTCGACGTCGGTGATCCCTACTCGATTCGATACTCCTTACCTTCAGGCGAGCAGGGCACGATCAGCCTTTACGATCCCACGGGCAGAAGAATCGAGAGCTACAAAGTTCAAGGTGAGGGTCAAGCGGCGATTAAGGTAAGCCTCCCATCGGGCGTGTATTTTATTAAGCTTGAGGCGGGGAAGGCAAGCGTCACTAAGAAGGCTGTGGTTTTGAGATAAAGGAGCATTCCCTGCGGGAATAGATTGCTTCGCCGGCTGGGAGTCGTCTCGCAACGACGTTGATAGTTCCTCTGACGTATTTTTTTCCAAATCTGACCACTAACCTTGAATCCAGAGCTTAAGCGGGGTCCCCCAAATAATGCTTTGAGCATTATTTGGGGGCGGTTTTGTCCATCCTCTGACCACGTTCTGTCACCCTTTTGTCCTAGATTCCTGACCTCGAAGAGTTAATCCTGACTGCGTTTTTCTGTCCGGAGTTGACAACTAACTAACCTCAATTATAATCACTTTCGTTAAGGCGGCATAGCCAAGTGGCAAGGCGATGGTCTGCAAAACCATTATTCCCCGGTTCAAATCCGGGTGCCGCCTTTTCTTCTAAGTCTATAATTAAACAATTAAGATAGGGGGTGACTTGACAGAATATGTATCCAGGAATTGACAGGGCATCTTTAAGGAGTATATTTACAGTATCGCTAAACGTATAATAGGAGTTCGGATGGAATTGCCAATAATCTCGCAAGTCTCTTGTTTTTTAATGATATACGAGACGAAGTAAAGTAGGGGTTGTCTTATGGATGAATTCACTAGAACCAATTATGAACGTTGGGACGAACTGGTTGATGTAAATGCGAGGTCTCCATTCTACAATCTTGAGAAATTCAAAAAAGGCGGTCTGTTTCTTGATAAGCTTGAATATGAAGGCGTTGGCAACGTCAAAGACAAATCGCTCCTTCACTTAATGTGTCACTTCGGGATGGGTACCTTGTCTTTTGCTCGCATGGGTGCACAAGCCACGGGCATAGATTTTTCTCCCAAGGCTATTGAACTTGCACAATCACTAGCAAAGGAACTTAATCTGTCTGTACGTTTTATATGTTCAGATGTCTACGACCTGCCTCAAAATCTTGACGGCGCATTCGATGTAGTATTTACATCTTACGGTGTGTTGTACTTTCTGTCTGATCTTGAGCGCTGGGCAAAAGTCGTATCACGCTTTTTAAAACCGGGTGGTTTCTTCTTTATGGTTGACGGGCATCCTTTTTCTCAGGTGTACGACCTTGGCGGTCCTCCATCCGATTCCGAACTCAGAATATCGTATCCTTACTTTTCATCTGGCCCTGTACGGTGTGATGAAAGCGGATCATACGCTGATTCGGATGCGAGAATGGAGCACAAAGTTTTCTATAAGTGGCTCCATCCGGTTTCGACCATCATTAACTCGCTCATATCAGCGGGGCTTACAATCGAGAATTTCAACGAATACCCTTTTGCAGCTGCGCCTATGCATTCAAACCTTGTACGCAAAGATGACGGATATTGGTATCTCCCTGATGACAGGATGGACATACCCTTCATGTTCTCGCTGAGAGCGACAAAGAAGATACCGATGGGTTGATTATGGATGAAAAGGTAAAGGCGAATATGCTCCACTGGAATGACATGGTGGAACCGCACGTCAAATCAGATTTTTACAATCTGGACGGTTTTAAAAGGGGGCAAAATACCCTCGATAAGATTGTACTCGAAGGTGTAGGCGACGTAAAGGGCAAATCGCTCCTTCACCTTCAGTGTCACTTCGGGCTGGACACGCTTTCTTTCGCACGACTTGGCGCAACTGTTACTGGCGTCGATTTTTCTCCTAAGGCAATTAAACATGCTCGTGCAATTGCGAAGGAACTCAATATTCCTTCAACATTTGTCTGCTCGGATATCTACGATCTCTGCAATCAACTATCTTGCCAGCAGGGAGATAAGAACGGTTACGATATTGTTTTTACTTCTCAAGGGGTTTTATGCTGGCTGCCTGATTTGAAAAAGTGGGCTGAGATTATAGAGCATTTCCTTAAACCCGGCGGCTTCTTCTTCATTCAGGAATCCCATCCCTTTGCCCATGTTTTTGATGATGAAAATCCTAGAGACTTCCGCATCCGTTATTCATACTTTCTAAAGGAAGCGATGCTTTTTGAAGACGATAGTTCCTATGCCGTATCCCGTTTCGAGACAGAAAATACCATGTCATACGAATGGATGCACCCGGTTTCGGAGATACTTAACTCCTTAATCAATGCAGGACTCACAATCGAATACTTCAAGGAATATCCTTACATGTTCGGAAGGCATTATACGTTCCTTGAAAAGGGAAAAGACGGATTCTGGCATCCGCCCTCCGGTCGAGGAGATATCCCTCTCATGTTTACACTCAAAGCTCATAAACGTTGACATCATGTGTTTTGTGAGTAGGTTATGACATATGGTAAGCGGAAAAGCAAAAACAGGAGCCTATGCAATTGCCACTCTTCTCGGAGGTGAACCTCGCAGTTGCATCGAAAGAATATGGCACGAGCTTCTTGTACATTTCGGGGTTCGACATCCCTACAAGGTGCCGCTTGCTCATTTCTCTTATCACGTTGCTGAGAATTATGATCTTGAAAAGATAAAACCCTTGATTTCACAGTTCACCGCGTATAAATCTGTCTTTAAAGTACATACTGAGGGTATAGGTTTTTTTAATGCAGCTGAGCCGATTATCTATATACCTGTAGTCAGAGATCCTCAATTTACCAGCTTTCACCGCTCCCTCTGCCATGTCGTGGATTCATGGGCAACAAAACCTCTTGATTACTTTCATCCTGACAGCTGGATGCCTCACATAACACTTGTGCACGGCAACATAAAAAAGGATATCCTTCCTCAAGTTCTTGCATATCTCGCGGAAAAGGATTTC is drawn from bacterium and contains these coding sequences:
- a CDS encoding T9SS type A sorting domain-containing protein, giving the protein PPDTVFHYWLPVGVEEPAAPATPASPLLDVGDPYSIRYSLPSGEQGTISLYDPTGRRIESYKVQGEGQAAIKVSLPSGVYFIKLEAGKASVTKKAVVLR
- a CDS encoding class I SAM-dependent methyltransferase, with the protein product MDEFTRTNYERWDELVDVNARSPFYNLEKFKKGGLFLDKLEYEGVGNVKDKSLLHLMCHFGMGTLSFARMGAQATGIDFSPKAIELAQSLAKELNLSVRFICSDVYDLPQNLDGAFDVVFTSYGVLYFLSDLERWAKVVSRFLKPGGFFFMVDGHPFSQVYDLGGPPSDSELRISYPYFSSGPVRCDESGSYADSDARMEHKVFYKWLHPVSTIINSLISAGLTIENFNEYPFAAAPMHSNLVRKDDGYWYLPDDRMDIPFMFSLRATKKIPMG
- a CDS encoding class I SAM-dependent methyltransferase, with translation MDEKVKANMLHWNDMVEPHVKSDFYNLDGFKRGQNTLDKIVLEGVGDVKGKSLLHLQCHFGLDTLSFARLGATVTGVDFSPKAIKHARAIAKELNIPSTFVCSDIYDLCNQLSCQQGDKNGYDIVFTSQGVLCWLPDLKKWAEIIEHFLKPGGFFFIQESHPFAHVFDDENPRDFRIRYSYFLKEAMLFEDDSSYAVSRFETENTMSYEWMHPVSEILNSLINAGLTIEYFKEYPYMFGRHYTFLEKGKDGFWHPPSGRGDIPLMFTLKAHKR
- a CDS encoding 2'-5' RNA ligase family protein translates to MVSGKAKTGAYAIATLLGGEPRSCIERIWHELLVHFGVRHPYKVPLAHFSYHVAENYDLEKIKPLISQFTAYKSVFKVHTEGIGFFNAAEPIIYIPVVRDPQFTSFHRSLCHVVDSWATKPLDYFHPDSWMPHITLVHGNIKKDILPQVLAYLAEKDFNWEVEVSNISVICSECTEFDSGLRFPLSLQGI